From Triticum urartu cultivar G1812 chromosome 2, Tu2.1, whole genome shotgun sequence, a single genomic window includes:
- the LOC125536540 gene encoding L-type lectin-domain containing receptor kinase SIT2-like, producing MPALLLLLLLSMGGELVSCSSADEGQFAFQGFAAANLTLDGLAAVMPNGLLALTNFTLQTKGHAFNPTPLRFLDVNGATNSTAVARSFSTSFVFAIVSNYDGLSDQGLAFVVAPTTNLSTAIAGQYLGLLNATNGAASDHMLAVELDTIMNPEFRDINSNHVGINVNSLISRKAKPAGYYGDDGATFRDLMLNSREPMQVWVDYDGQARQLNVTLAPAQEPRPRYPLLSEAIDLSTVLTDTMYVGFSSSSGVVSTHHYVLGWSFSLDGPAPPLDFSKLPALPRVGSKHRSMILALVLPLATVLIIAAVLAAASFFVWRRRRFAEVREDWEDEFGPHRFAYKDLFRATDGFKNGNLLGAGGFGKVYKGILSGSNLEIAVKRVSHDSRQGIREFIAEVVTIGRLRHRNLAQLLGYCRRNGELLLVYDYMENGSLDKYLYNNNGATLDWPQRYWIIKGVASSLLYLHEDWEQVVIHRDIKASNVLLDKQMNGRLGDFGLARLYDHGTDAQTTHVVGTMGYLAPELVRTGKATPSTDVFAFGVFLLEVVCGRRPIESGQHNNRVMLVDWVLEHHHNGSIIDTVDPCLMSKFNTHEVTLVLKLGLLCTHPSPNVRPPVQKVMQYLDGVQLVPDLPSTYMSYSMLVLMENEGFDSYIMSCPKPGMTICGVSDVSSATVLLDGR from the coding sequence ATGCCGGCTCTTCTTCTGCTCTTGCTGTTGAGCATGGGCGGAGAGTTGGTCTCGTGCTCGTCCGCCGACGAGGGCCAGTTCGCCTTCCAGGGCTTCGCGGCGGCGAACCTTACGCTGGATGGTCTCGCCGCCGTCATGCCCAACGGCCTGCTCGCACTCACCAACTTCACCCTCCAGACGAAAGGCCATGCCTTCAACCCCACCCCTCTCCGCTTCCTCGACGTCAACGGGGCGACCAACTCCACTGCCGTGGCGCGGTCCTTCTCCACGTCCTTCGTGTTCGCCATCGTCTCCAACTACGATGGCCTGAGCGACCAAGGGCTCGCCTTCGTGGTCGCCCCGACCACGAACCTCTCAACGGCGATCGCCGGGCAGTATCTGGGCCTCCTCAACGCGACGAACGGCGCCGCGAGCGACCACATGTTGGCAGTCGAGCTCGACACCATCATGAACCCAGAGTTCCGTGACATCAACAGCAACCACGTGGGCATCAACGTCAACAGCCTCATTTCGCGGAAGGCCAAGCCGGCCGGCTACTATGGCGATGACGGTGCCACCTTTCGAGACCTGATGTTGAACAGCCGCGAGCCGATGCAGGTGTGGGTGGACTACGATGGCCAGGCCAGGCAACTCAATGTGACATTGGCTCCTGCGCAGGAGCCCAGACCGAGGTATCCTCTCCtctctgaagccattgatctctccaCTGTCCTCACGGACACAATGTATGTTGGCTTCTCGTCGTCGTCCGGCGTGGTGTCGACGCACCACTATGTGCTTGGATGGAGCTTCAGCTTGGACGGGCCTGCCCCGCCTCTTGATTTCTCTAAGCTTCCAGCACTGCCGCGTGTGGGTTCGAAGCATCGGTCCATGATCTTGGCTCTCGTGCTTCCACTAGCCACCGTATTGATCATCGCCGCGGTCCTAGCTGCCGCCTCCTTCTTTGTGTGGCGCCGGCGTCGATTTGCTGAGGTGCGCGAAGATTGGGAGGATGAGTTCGGCCCACACCGGTTCGCATACAAAGATCTATTTCGTGCCACTGATGGATTCAAGAATGGAAATTTACTCGGTGCCGGAGGGTTTGGCAAAGTATACAAAGGGATACTTTCTGGATCCAATTTGGAAATCGCGGTGAAGAGAGTATCACATGACTCAAGACAAGGTATAAGAGAGTTCATTGCTGAAGTGGTGACCATTGGTCGTCTCCGCCACAGGAATCTAGCACAGTTACTAGGCTATTGCCGGCGCAACGGTGAACTTCTCTTGGTGTATGACTACATGGAAAATGGTAGCCTTGACAAATACTTGTACAATAACAACGGAGCAACTTTGGATTGGCCTCAAAGATATTGGATCATCAAAGGTGTTGCATCAAGTTTATTGTATCTACATGAGGATTGGGAACAAGTCGTCATCCACCGAGATATAAAAGCAAGCAATGTGCTCTTGGATAAGCAGATGAATGGAAGGCTCGGCGATTTTGGCCTAGCAAGGTTGTACGATCATGGCACTGATGCTCAAACAACACATGTGGTTGGCACTATGGGATACCTCGCACCAGAACTTGTGCGCACTGGAAAGGCAACACCTTCAACCGATGTATTTGCATTTGGCGTGTTTCTCCTAGAGGTTGTATGTGGACGCAGGCCCATTGAGAGTGGTCAGCATAACAATAGGGTGATGTTAGTCGACTGGGTGCTTGAGCACCACCACAATGGCTCAATCATTGACACGGTGGATCCATGCCTCATGAGTAAATTCAACACACATGAGGTCACTCTTGTGCTCAAACTAGGTTTGTTGTGCACGCACCCATCGCCCAATGTGAGGCCTCCTGTGCAAAAGGTCATGCAATACCTCGATGGTGTCCAATTAGTTCCTGATTTACCATCGACATACATGAGCTACAGCATGTTGGTTCTCATGGAGAATGAAGGGTTTGATTCATACATCATGTCATGCCCTAAGCCAGGGATGACCATCTGCGGTGTATCTGACGTGTCGTCGGCAACCGTTCTTCTAGATGGGAGATGA